A window of the Bradyrhizobium ottawaense genome harbors these coding sequences:
- the epsI gene encoding exosortase-associated protein EpsI, V-type → MKLNRIQVVLACVAMIAAAVLAQVLTPRELMARTAASMDLQKIIPQNFGTWTLVPSISPVTPTEPEGYVQPDRFSAKIYSQEVARGYSDGRGNIVMLLVAYGPVQNYRLKSHRPEICYTANGFRVSDKYKSQISYRDGAEPIKLTRLTTQRETRLEPVSYWMRVGNDIATGPVESQIIRLKYGLHGMIPDGALVRVSTIGLSPEASFALQDKFIRDLLAAIPPEELKFFIGTPG, encoded by the coding sequence ATGAAATTAAACCGAATTCAAGTTGTTTTGGCCTGCGTTGCCATGATTGCGGCTGCAGTGCTGGCGCAGGTTCTGACACCGCGGGAGCTGATGGCAAGAACAGCGGCATCGATGGACCTGCAAAAAATCATCCCCCAGAATTTCGGGACCTGGACACTGGTGCCAAGTATTTCCCCTGTAACCCCGACAGAACCCGAAGGGTACGTACAGCCGGATCGATTTTCGGCCAAAATCTACAGCCAGGAGGTGGCGCGGGGCTATTCTGACGGTCGCGGCAACATAGTGATGCTTCTGGTAGCCTATGGGCCCGTTCAAAATTACCGGTTAAAGTCCCATCGTCCGGAGATTTGCTATACCGCCAATGGCTTTCGGGTCTCCGACAAATATAAGTCGCAGATATCGTATCGGGACGGCGCGGAACCGATCAAACTGACACGCTTGACGACACAGCGAGAAACAAGGCTTGAGCCTGTTAGTTACTGGATGCGGGTTGGCAATGATATCGCGACCGGCCCTGTTGAAAGCCAGATCATCAGACTGAAATATGGCCTGCATGGCATGATACCGGACGGTGCTCTCGTCAGGGTCTCAACGATAGGTCTTTCGCCAGAAGCCTCATTCGCGCTGCAAGATAAGTTTATCCGTGATTTGCTCGCAGCCATTCCGCCTGAGGAACTGAAGTTCTTCATAGGTACACCCGGCTGA
- a CDS encoding polysaccharide biosynthesis/export family protein — MRILFILFCLCICMSGANAQTLKSGDNLSISVLQDSKLDRNVVVDPSGEIAFPLAGHIRARGLTPQALENILKDKLKGNYKDDNLDVTVAVANSPKDIPEEDLKPKIFITGEVIRPGSYVVRQPTTLMQAIALAGGIGPFAAKRKIQVRRRAPGGDETIFMFDYRAYEKGDGLEGNIRLRAGDVIMVPERGLFD; from the coding sequence ATGCGGATCCTGTTTATTTTATTTTGCCTGTGCATCTGCATGTCCGGAGCTAATGCCCAAACCCTGAAGTCGGGCGATAATTTGAGCATCTCGGTCCTGCAGGATTCCAAGCTCGACCGTAACGTAGTTGTCGATCCCAGCGGCGAGATTGCTTTTCCCCTAGCGGGCCATATTCGCGCGCGCGGTCTGACCCCGCAGGCGCTAGAGAACATTCTGAAAGATAAGCTGAAGGGCAACTACAAGGACGACAACCTGGATGTCACCGTTGCGGTCGCCAACTCGCCCAAGGACATTCCAGAGGAGGATCTCAAGCCAAAGATCTTCATCACCGGTGAGGTCATAAGGCCCGGGTCATATGTGGTTCGGCAGCCTACCACCCTGATGCAGGCAATTGCGCTGGCCGGCGGCATCGGCCCGTTTGCGGCAAAGCGCAAAATCCAGGTCAGGCGCCGCGCCCCGGGCGGGGACGAGACCATCTTCATGTTCGACTATCGTGCATACGAAAAAGGCGATGGCCTCGAAGGCAACATCAGATTGCGCGCCGGCGACGTCATCATGGTTCCAGAGCGGGGCTTGTTCGACTAG
- the xrtV gene encoding exosortase V codes for MAYSETVKAEKLLSLRGLLWPALLAASCVAAYVPTIRGLIDGPWQTEQEGHGPLIIAASLWLVWQSREQLRTVKLSPAPIVGWVCLALGLFLMFLARTQDILPVEAFSIIPVITGCVLLSAGWPMLRLLVFPIGFLIFAVPVPDWMIDAATVPLKVFISDSVTRILYAAGFPIAQNGVMIMIGSYQLLVKDACSGMNSIFALSAIGVFYAYAFRWHERVRSLILLISIIPITILANFIRVIALVLIAYYGGPDLLEGVVHDLTGIGLFIVAVLLLFLFDALLGLCRKFLLPTKRQDRSLAASDPAG; via the coding sequence ATGGCATACTCTGAGACGGTGAAAGCGGAAAAGCTGTTGTCGTTACGAGGTCTTCTTTGGCCGGCTCTGTTGGCCGCTTCGTGCGTTGCCGCATATGTCCCCACGATTCGGGGACTAATCGATGGACCATGGCAGACTGAGCAGGAGGGCCACGGTCCACTGATCATTGCAGCTTCGCTTTGGTTGGTTTGGCAATCGCGCGAACAGCTGAGAACGGTAAAGTTGTCGCCCGCGCCAATCGTTGGTTGGGTGTGCCTCGCGCTTGGCCTCTTTTTGATGTTTTTGGCTAGAACCCAGGACATTCTACCGGTCGAGGCTTTCTCAATCATCCCGGTGATCACGGGATGCGTTTTGCTTTCGGCAGGCTGGCCAATGCTTCGCCTACTCGTATTTCCGATCGGATTTCTCATCTTTGCGGTTCCGGTGCCCGATTGGATGATCGACGCTGCAACGGTGCCATTAAAGGTTTTCATTTCGGATTCGGTTACACGGATCCTCTATGCTGCAGGCTTTCCGATCGCCCAGAATGGGGTCATGATCATGATCGGCTCGTATCAGCTCCTGGTAAAGGACGCTTGCTCGGGGATGAATTCGATCTTCGCCCTGTCTGCGATTGGAGTCTTTTATGCCTATGCTTTTCGTTGGCACGAACGAGTTCGCAGTCTGATTTTGTTGATCTCGATTATCCCCATTACGATTCTGGCAAACTTTATCCGAGTTATTGCACTGGTTTTGATCGCGTATTACGGGGGCCCCGATCTGCTTGAGGGCGTCGTGCATGATCTGACGGGGATAGGCCTCTTTATCGTTGCCGTTTTGCTGTTGTTCTTGTTTGATGCGTTACTTGGTCTTTGCAGGAAGTTCTTGTTACCAACTAAGCGTCAGGATCGTTCGTTGGCTGCGTCCGACCCGGCGGGCTAA
- a CDS encoding ExeA family protein, which yields MYEAFYQLREKPFSILPDPDLIYWGKMHSMAFTMLEFGVMNNAGFTVITGEIGSGKTTLVRHLLKKISPQITVGLISNSPQGRQELLQWILMSLGQSFEGDYPRLFKQLQDYLYGQYANGRRTILIIDEAQNLEPEALEHLRMISNINADKFQILQLILVGQPQLRDLLLAPKLHQFAQRISSDFHLRPLDEREVANYIAFRLKAVGSPRPLFTKEACALIASASGGIPRMINVLCDTALVYGFANDQKVISDQIVRDVIADKQQYSIFPVKQVARVP from the coding sequence ATGTACGAGGCATTTTATCAGCTGCGGGAGAAGCCATTTTCGATCCTGCCAGACCCTGATTTGATCTACTGGGGGAAAATGCACTCGATGGCGTTCACGATGCTGGAATTCGGCGTCATGAATAATGCGGGGTTCACCGTTATCACGGGCGAAATCGGGTCGGGAAAAACAACGCTCGTCCGGCATTTGCTCAAAAAGATCAGCCCACAGATTACGGTCGGACTGATCTCAAATTCCCCGCAGGGACGCCAGGAGCTGCTGCAATGGATTCTGATGTCTCTAGGTCAATCATTTGAAGGTGATTACCCACGTCTTTTCAAGCAGTTACAAGACTATTTGTATGGCCAGTACGCCAATGGGCGCAGGACGATTCTAATTATCGACGAAGCCCAAAACCTCGAGCCCGAGGCACTCGAACATTTGCGGATGATTTCCAACATCAACGCCGATAAATTCCAAATCCTGCAACTCATTCTCGTCGGACAGCCGCAGCTGCGGGACCTGCTTCTTGCCCCCAAGCTGCATCAGTTCGCGCAACGGATATCGTCCGACTTTCATCTTCGGCCGCTGGATGAACGAGAGGTCGCCAACTACATCGCCTTCCGCCTGAAGGCTGTTGGGTCACCTCGCCCGCTGTTTACCAAGGAAGCCTGCGCGCTGATTGCGTCGGCCAGCGGCGGGATTCCACGCATGATTAACGTTCTGTGCGACACTGCCCTCGTCTATGGCTTTGCTAACGACCAGAAAGTCATTTCCGATCAGATAGTTAGAGATGTAATTGCAGACAAGCAACAGTACAGTATTTTTCCAGTTAAGCAGGTCGCCCGAGTTCCTTAA
- the gmd gene encoding GDP-mannose 4,6-dehydratase — translation MIVQDSKRRVALITGVTGQDGAYLSEYLLGLGYTVHGIKRRASSFNTSRIDHLYKDPHAGDVPFLLHYGDMTDSTNLIRLMQQIRPTEIYNLAAQSHVGVSFESPEYTANADAIGVLRLLEAIRILGMEKETRFYQASTSELYGLVQEVPQKESTPFYPRSPYGVAKLYGYWITVNYREAYGMFASNGILFNHESPIRGETFVTRKITRSVARIETGLEEIIYLGNLEAKRDWGHARDYVEGMHRILQADKPDDFVLATGETRSVREFVELAFAEVARSIEWRGKGVDEIGVDQKSGKTLVRVDPLYFRPTEVDLLIGDASKARERLGWTPKTSFAELVKEMVSGDLEIARREVANGQHRV, via the coding sequence ATGATTGTTCAAGATTCGAAGCGGCGCGTTGCGTTGATTACCGGTGTCACCGGGCAGGACGGCGCCTATCTGTCTGAATACTTGCTCGGTCTCGGCTATACCGTTCATGGCATCAAACGGCGGGCATCGTCATTCAATACCTCGCGCATCGATCATCTGTACAAGGATCCCCATGCCGGCGACGTGCCGTTTCTGTTGCATTACGGCGACATGACTGATTCTACTAACCTTATACGTTTAATGCAGCAGATCAGGCCCACGGAGATCTATAATCTCGCGGCTCAGAGCCACGTTGGCGTAAGTTTCGAGAGCCCGGAATATACTGCAAATGCCGATGCTATAGGTGTCTTACGTCTCCTGGAAGCTATCCGGATTCTCGGCATGGAAAAGGAGACGCGCTTCTATCAGGCATCGACCTCAGAGCTCTATGGTCTAGTTCAGGAAGTGCCGCAGAAGGAATCCACGCCATTCTATCCGCGTTCGCCCTATGGTGTGGCGAAGCTATATGGTTACTGGATTACGGTGAACTACCGCGAGGCCTACGGCATGTTCGCCTCCAACGGCATTCTATTTAATCACGAAAGCCCGATCCGTGGCGAAACTTTTGTGACGCGAAAAATCACGCGAAGTGTTGCCCGCATCGAGACTGGTCTCGAGGAAATAATTTATCTCGGAAATCTCGAGGCAAAGCGCGACTGGGGGCATGCGCGAGATTATGTGGAAGGCATGCACCGGATCTTGCAAGCGGATAAACCCGACGATTTCGTGCTTGCGACCGGGGAGACCCGCTCGGTGCGCGAATTTGTCGAACTTGCCTTTGCTGAAGTTGCCCGGTCCATAGAATGGCGCGGCAAAGGAGTTGATGAAATTGGTGTCGACCAAAAGTCCGGCAAGACTTTGGTTCGCGTCGATCCTTTGTATTTCCGGCCAACCGAAGTCGACCTTCTGATTGGAGACGCCAGTAAGGCGCGTGAGAGATTAGGTTGGACGCCGAAGACCTCGTTTGCGGAGCTTGTCAAGGAGATGGTTTCGGGCGACCTTGAAATCGCAAGACGGGAGGTGGCCAATGGCCAGCACCGCGTTTGA
- a CDS encoding XrtV sorting system accessory protein, protein MATFFDVVTVSCFAGLVLAFFQFTDREMRTLLHFLFAGIVFAVANQVGNAGVTILALILILAGAGYAFLVVRNSRA, encoded by the coding sequence ATGGCTACATTCTTTGACGTCGTTACAGTAAGTTGCTTTGCAGGTTTGGTGCTGGCGTTCTTTCAGTTTACCGACCGAGAAATGCGAACATTGCTGCATTTCCTTTTTGCGGGAATTGTCTTTGCGGTCGCGAACCAGGTTGGAAACGCTGGCGTAACTATCTTGGCGCTGATTTTGATTTTGGCAGGAGCGGGTTATGCTTTTCTTGTGGTCCGAAATAGTCGCGCATAG
- a CDS encoding SurA N-terminal domain-containing protein yields the protein MKYPNLALTSFCRTAVALGLCGILVAGCGKKSGEQAAISNSQVVAHVGDQVITAQEFENELRLLNIPPDKQKEPEVVKRVLNEMVTRKYLLAQALGAKLDREPNVLLDILRSREQVLANALLSRTVAKKLSAISKADIDKYIADNPLKFAGRKLMTVDQIAFPLGANAQSIIESAKDANSLEDVDQKLTAMGIPHGRSTGTLNSSEIPDELISSMRAKKPDDVFFVRSGQNGVFLKVKSEEVRPLEGEAAVNTARQLMRNDFLKAEAGMVSVSANLEAKYEGVYSKIMTSDEGQKN from the coding sequence ATGAAGTACCCTAACTTGGCTCTGACGAGCTTCTGTCGTACGGCGGTGGCCTTGGGACTTTGCGGAATCTTGGTCGCGGGTTGCGGCAAGAAGAGCGGGGAACAGGCAGCTATTTCGAATAGTCAGGTTGTCGCGCATGTCGGGGACCAGGTCATTACCGCTCAAGAATTTGAAAACGAGCTGCGCCTCCTGAATATTCCGCCTGACAAACAGAAAGAGCCCGAGGTCGTCAAGCGCGTTTTAAACGAGATGGTCACGCGTAAGTATCTGCTGGCACAGGCCCTCGGCGCGAAGCTTGACCGCGAGCCCAACGTCCTCTTGGATATTCTTCGCTCTCGCGAGCAGGTGTTGGCGAATGCGCTCCTCTCACGCACCGTAGCCAAGAAGCTTTCGGCGATCAGCAAGGCGGACATTGACAAATACATCGCGGACAATCCGCTCAAGTTTGCCGGCAGGAAACTCATGACGGTTGACCAGATTGCTTTTCCGCTTGGCGCCAATGCCCAGTCGATTATCGAGTCGGCCAAGGACGCAAATTCGCTGGAGGACGTCGATCAAAAGTTGACAGCGATGGGAATTCCGCACGGTCGATCGACCGGAACGCTCAATAGCAGTGAAATACCGGACGAACTCATCAGCAGTATGCGCGCCAAAAAACCCGACGACGTGTTCTTCGTTCGCTCCGGCCAGAATGGCGTATTTTTGAAAGTGAAGAGCGAAGAAGTGCGGCCGTTGGAAGGTGAAGCTGCAGTAAACACGGCCCGTCAATTGATGAGAAACGATTTCCTCAAAGCTGAAGCCGGTATGGTCTCTGTTTCGGCAAATCTTGAGGCCAAATACGAGGGCGTGTACTCGAAGATTATGACTTCCGACGAGGGCCAGAAAAATTGA
- a CDS encoding GumC family protein gives MLQKVDFEDSFEVHEDRSHLLRPAFYWQLFKRRWPYFVIPFVTISAAGVAAALLWPPTYLSEGKILVQSQQIPSELVRPTVTNAAQERIQVIQQRTMTRDNLIAIADKYQLFPDKRTLMSVTELVELFKNQIKIAPVELQLDFKQRTRAALENPTIVFSVGFEYEDAAVAARVANELMTRILNEDLRDRTSRATDTTKFLSREVQKLQADNAALDARIAQLRLSQGKPASSGGTDQPTTMLGQLKAELVQKGALYSEKHPLIQSLKRQIEAMEKSVAPPVVSADPNASASIEALLAQQEALQKNLEVATTKLAAARVGENLERDQQSEKLEIIEQPTVPQEPIKPKRPKVAAIAILLALAAGAGLTFVAEIADKGIRRSSDIFSIVDSKLVVSIPYIITSAEVRRRKRRMLLFVLVSVILFGCVLAGAYFFLPPLDLMIAKARVGLFR, from the coding sequence ATGCTGCAAAAAGTAGACTTTGAAGATAGTTTTGAGGTGCACGAGGATCGCAGCCACCTTCTGCGGCCAGCTTTCTATTGGCAATTGTTCAAACGGCGTTGGCCCTATTTCGTTATTCCCTTCGTCACAATTTCTGCCGCCGGCGTTGCCGCGGCCCTGTTATGGCCTCCGACCTACTTGTCCGAAGGCAAGATCCTGGTTCAGTCGCAGCAGATCCCCTCAGAGCTGGTGCGTCCAACGGTGACCAACGCCGCGCAAGAGCGCATTCAGGTCATCCAGCAAAGGACGATGACCAGGGATAATTTGATCGCGATAGCCGACAAGTATCAGTTGTTTCCCGATAAGCGAACGTTGATGTCGGTGACCGAGCTTGTCGAGCTTTTCAAGAATCAGATCAAAATTGCGCCAGTCGAGCTTCAGTTGGACTTCAAACAGCGCACGCGGGCTGCACTCGAAAATCCCACGATCGTTTTTTCTGTTGGATTTGAGTACGAGGATGCTGCTGTTGCGGCGCGTGTCGCAAACGAGTTGATGACGCGCATTTTAAACGAGGATTTGCGAGACCGTACCAGTCGGGCGACCGACACCACCAAGTTTCTGTCGCGTGAGGTGCAAAAGCTTCAGGCTGACAACGCGGCCCTGGACGCTCGGATTGCTCAACTGCGGCTATCTCAGGGTAAGCCAGCTTCGAGTGGCGGTACCGACCAGCCAACAACAATGCTCGGTCAGCTCAAGGCGGAGCTTGTACAAAAGGGAGCGCTTTATTCGGAAAAGCATCCCCTGATCCAATCGTTGAAAAGACAAATCGAAGCAATGGAGAAGTCGGTCGCGCCTCCCGTGGTCAGTGCCGATCCCAACGCTTCAGCCAGCATTGAAGCACTTTTGGCGCAGCAAGAAGCTTTGCAGAAGAACCTCGAGGTGGCCACGACCAAACTTGCCGCGGCGCGCGTTGGCGAAAATCTCGAAAGGGATCAGCAGTCCGAAAAGCTCGAAATTATCGAGCAGCCGACAGTTCCTCAGGAACCGATTAAACCCAAGCGACCCAAGGTAGCAGCCATTGCAATCCTGCTTGCTCTCGCTGCGGGGGCTGGTTTGACTTTTGTGGCTGAAATTGCGGACAAGGGAATTCGACGAAGCAGCGATATTTTCAGCATCGTTGACAGTAAGCTTGTCGTCTCAATCCCCTACATCATCACGTCAGCCGAGGTACGTCGGCGCAAGCGGCGCATGCTGCTTTTCGTTCTTGTATCGGTGATTTTGTTCGGCTGCGTGCTGGCTGGCGCGTATTTTTTCCTGCCGCCACTTGATCTGATGATCGCCAAGGCTCGGGTTGGTCTGTTTCGGTAA
- a CDS encoding serine protease has product MRLIFGAIFLVFLASPGWTDNADDSLRAYAVNVHRTPLQPWPGYGIFLGKGMFITAAHVAGRAWMTRPKVVIAGQEYPTRVVKEGSFEGTDLTLLAIDEALLPMRLRLRRTTLCNVAPWPGEPIVTVIPEGAVRSYVIPPDRIPVGARRFSTAIADVARTGNSGSGVFDAQQRCLLGIMSRKISQSVNRPGTGKTETRDIAKYFVPAAEIAAFLPAGFAL; this is encoded by the coding sequence ATGCGGCTCATATTTGGCGCCATCTTCCTCGTTTTCTTAGCCTCCCCTGGATGGACAGATAACGCGGACGATTCACTGCGCGCCTATGCGGTTAATGTTCATCGCACGCCGCTTCAGCCCTGGCCCGGATACGGCATCTTTCTTGGAAAGGGCATGTTCATTACAGCTGCCCACGTCGCCGGCAGGGCCTGGATGACACGACCAAAGGTCGTCATAGCTGGTCAAGAATACCCGACCCGCGTCGTCAAGGAGGGAAGTTTTGAAGGCACCGATCTGACGTTGCTCGCGATCGACGAGGCGCTGCTTCCGATGCGCTTGCGGTTACGCCGAACTACTCTCTGTAATGTGGCTCCATGGCCAGGAGAGCCGATCGTTACGGTTATTCCCGAAGGCGCAGTCCGCTCCTACGTCATTCCTCCCGACCGCATTCCCGTTGGCGCTCGGCGATTCAGCACCGCAATCGCTGACGTGGCGCGCACGGGAAACTCAGGCTCCGGGGTGTTCGATGCGCAACAACGTTGTTTGCTCGGGATTATGAGCCGCAAGATTTCGCAATCGGTCAACCGGCCTGGCACCGGAAAGACTGAAACCCGCGATATTGCAAAATATTTTGTTCCGGCTGCAGAAATTGCCGCCTTCCTGCCGGCCGGTTTTGCGCTCTAG
- a CDS encoding CpsD/CapB family tyrosine-protein kinase: MDSIKQAVELARAAESAPRNDTGLAGAFGISRQTTSDTQIRDVRLNAAHLQAARIIAYGTSSEHGRYYDMLRTQVLQEMDKKSWQFLAVTSPTAGCGKTVTACNLAISIARLPGRSVLLVDLDLRKPMVANYLGLGATDGVLSVLEGRSTLSSAMLKASIGPASFLVLPGSESSPGSSEWMASQTMANVLQTIQRDFRSCVVIFDLPPMLLGDDVISILPRMDAALLVAGVGSTSVSDIKECQKHLQRTPVVRVVVNKATELAGSYYGYY, from the coding sequence GTGGATTCGATCAAACAGGCCGTCGAACTTGCACGTGCGGCGGAAAGCGCGCCGCGGAACGACACCGGATTAGCGGGTGCTTTCGGAATTTCGCGCCAAACAACTTCCGATACGCAAATTAGGGATGTCCGGCTCAACGCGGCTCATTTGCAGGCCGCACGCATCATCGCCTATGGTACTTCAAGCGAGCACGGTCGCTACTACGACATGCTGCGGACCCAGGTCCTGCAGGAGATGGACAAGAAGAGCTGGCAATTTCTAGCGGTGACTTCTCCGACCGCAGGGTGCGGAAAAACGGTAACCGCCTGTAACCTTGCGATCAGCATTGCGCGCCTGCCGGGCCGGTCGGTGTTGCTGGTGGATCTCGACCTTCGTAAGCCCATGGTGGCAAACTATCTGGGACTTGGCGCAACGGACGGGGTTCTCAGTGTTCTGGAAGGCCGATCGACCCTTTCGTCGGCCATGCTGAAGGCCAGTATTGGCCCTGCTAGTTTTTTGGTACTCCCGGGTTCTGAGTCTTCCCCTGGTTCTTCGGAATGGATGGCTTCCCAGACCATGGCAAATGTCCTGCAGACCATCCAAAGGGATTTCAGGTCGTGTGTTGTGATATTCGACTTGCCACCGATGCTGCTCGGCGATGATGTAATCTCCATTCTGCCTCGAATGGATGCGGCTTTATTGGTCGCGGGAGTTGGCAGCACGTCCGTTTCCGATATCAAAGAGTGCCAGAAGCATCTGCAGCGAACCCCTGTCGTCCGTGTCGTTGTCAACAAGGCCACGGAATTGGCAGGCTCCTACTATGGCTACTACTGA
- the fcl gene encoding GDP-L-fucose synthase, giving the protein MASTAFELKRKKVFVAGHRGMVGAALMRRLEKEDVELLTINRADVDLRNQAAVNMWFADKRPHVVFLAAAKVGGIVANNTLRAEFLYDNLLIAANVIHASHVNETEKLMFLGSSCIYPKMAPQPLTEDSMLTGPLEITNEPYAIAKIAGIKLVEAYRSQYGSDFISVMPTNLYGSGDNYHPEYSHVVAALIRRFHEAKVMGAQNIVVWGTGLPRREFLYVDDLADACVHLMKVYSSSELVNIGTGEDITIAEFARLVAAIVGYDGKISFDAARPDGTPRKLLDIRKLEKLGWRATTPLKNGLKLAYQAYLSESKSAFG; this is encoded by the coding sequence ATGGCCAGCACCGCGTTTGAGTTAAAACGCAAGAAGGTCTTTGTTGCAGGGCATCGCGGTATGGTCGGGGCGGCACTTATGCGTCGGCTCGAGAAGGAAGATGTCGAGTTGTTGACGATCAATCGCGCCGACGTGGATCTGCGCAATCAGGCTGCCGTGAACATGTGGTTCGCTGACAAGCGCCCTCACGTCGTGTTCCTGGCTGCCGCCAAGGTCGGTGGCATTGTTGCTAACAATACGCTACGGGCGGAATTCCTTTATGATAATTTGTTGATTGCGGCGAACGTGATTCACGCTTCGCACGTCAATGAAACTGAGAAATTGATGTTTCTTGGCTCTTCATGCATTTATCCCAAAATGGCGCCGCAGCCGTTAACCGAGGATTCTATGCTGACGGGGCCATTAGAAATAACCAACGAGCCCTATGCTATTGCCAAGATTGCTGGAATCAAGTTGGTGGAAGCCTATCGCAGCCAATACGGATCGGACTTCATCAGTGTGATGCCGACCAATCTATATGGGAGTGGCGACAACTATCATCCGGAATACAGTCACGTGGTGGCAGCCTTGATCCGACGCTTTCATGAAGCGAAGGTGATGGGGGCTCAGAATATCGTGGTCTGGGGGACCGGATTGCCGCGGCGGGAGTTTCTCTATGTTGATGATCTCGCCGACGCCTGTGTTCATCTAATGAAGGTCTATTCCAGCTCCGAATTGGTAAATATTGGGACGGGCGAAGACATTACTATCGCCGAATTTGCCCGCTTAGTTGCAGCGATCGTTGGGTACGATGGGAAGATCAGCTTCGACGCCGCACGACCGGACGGTACGCCACGCAAATTGCTCGATATCCGCAAGCTCGAAAAGCTTGGGTGGCGGGCGACGACGCCACTGAAGAATGGTTTAAAGCTCGCTTATCAAGCGTATTTAAGCGAATCGAAGTCGGCGTTCGGGTGA
- a CDS encoding metallophosphoesterase, translating to MTLTFAIPDIHGRLDLLDAAIERITERSAGNRATIITLGDYVDRGPNSCQVLERLMGWKSESATLVSLKGNHEAMMWETCNHLAELGRWVENGGDRTLASYGACTQTNPDLRLVPQEHLEWIANLALMHVDRHRVFVHAGVDPRIPLDRQSEQTLLWKRYAVGFDRGHGNRHVVHGHHADPKAPIATGGKTNLDGLAWKTGRLVIGVFDDDRPGGAVEYLAVNSDPGWSGSLSDLQRDDPI from the coding sequence ATGACGCTAACATTTGCCATACCCGACATACATGGCCGCCTCGATCTCCTTGATGCAGCTATTGAAAGAATAACCGAGCGTTCAGCGGGCAACCGAGCGACGATCATTACATTAGGTGACTATGTCGACCGCGGACCGAATAGTTGTCAGGTACTCGAACGACTGATGGGATGGAAATCAGAAAGCGCCACACTTGTGAGCTTGAAGGGCAATCATGAGGCAATGATGTGGGAAACCTGCAACCATTTAGCAGAGCTTGGTCGGTGGGTCGAGAACGGCGGCGACCGGACCTTAGCGTCCTATGGAGCTTGTACGCAGACGAATCCCGATTTGCGGTTAGTGCCACAAGAGCATTTAGAATGGATAGCCAACCTCGCTCTGATGCACGTCGATCGGCACAGAGTGTTCGTCCATGCCGGAGTGGATCCAAGAATTCCGTTGGATCGGCAAAGCGAGCAAACACTGCTATGGAAGCGATACGCGGTGGGATTTGATCGCGGCCACGGCAATAGGCACGTCGTCCATGGACATCATGCGGATCCAAAAGCGCCGATTGCTACGGGAGGCAAGACCAATCTTGATGGATTGGCGTGGAAAACAGGCCGCCTCGTAATCGGGGTGTTTGACGATGATCGTCCCGGCGGTGCTGTGGAGTACCTGGCGGTCAACTCGGATCCCGGCTGGTCTGGTAGCCTTTCGGATTTGCAGCGGGACGATCCGATCTGA